From Selenomonadales bacterium, a single genomic window includes:
- a CDS encoding DUF512 domain-containing protein has translation MHKVTSVLPASPAARAGLRVGLSIVSVNGETVRDIIDWKHALAASVMRIVARDEHGCEKTYVVRHESGADIGLGFDSPTIDRLHTCQNNCVFCFVRQMPSGQRDSLYVKDDDYRLSLVYGSFVSLTNVDDDDWLRILRERISPIYVSVHSTNPRLRAYIMQNPRAAEVMAQLRELVSRGIAVHAQLVLVPGLNDGEELTRSLRELTALYPGVDSVAVVPVGLTGYRSCLTQLTGYDAPSARAVLREVGHFAGRMRRKHGVSVVYSADEFYVLAQADFPGHAQYDDYPQLENGVGLCRSFIDDFRREWANWRSTGLSLRPTAWLTGESAQGVMRSLQHTVNLAGGAVDLVVVKNTLFGGQVTVTGLLGGRDVAAALETAQLAPDTLVLIPDVCLRADAFLDGLTFSELCARFPQLALTACPTQGNELARITKGE, from the coding sequence ATGCACAAAGTGACTAGTGTCCTGCCTGCTTCGCCCGCCGCACGCGCGGGACTTCGTGTGGGTCTTAGTATTGTAAGCGTCAACGGCGAGACTGTAAGAGACATCATCGACTGGAAACATGCCCTGGCTGCATCGGTAATGCGCATTGTGGCGCGCGATGAGCATGGGTGCGAGAAAACTTACGTTGTCAGACACGAGTCCGGGGCGGACATAGGCCTCGGATTCGACTCTCCTACCATTGACAGACTACATACTTGCCAAAACAATTGCGTATTCTGCTTTGTACGGCAGATGCCGTCAGGGCAGCGCGACAGCCTTTACGTCAAGGACGACGACTACAGACTCTCGCTCGTGTATGGTTCTTTTGTAAGCCTAACCAACGTTGACGACGATGACTGGCTGCGCATCCTACGGGAGCGCATTTCGCCAATTTACGTTTCTGTTCACAGCACTAACCCGCGGCTACGAGCTTACATTATGCAGAACCCGCGAGCGGCCGAGGTTATGGCACAACTGCGGGAGCTAGTTTCGCGTGGCATTGCCGTACACGCCCAACTCGTGCTTGTACCCGGATTAAATGACGGCGAGGAGCTTACCCGTAGCTTACGCGAACTGACAGCGCTCTACCCAGGCGTAGACTCTGTAGCAGTAGTCCCGGTTGGCCTGACCGGCTACCGCTCATGCCTTACGCAGCTAACCGGTTATGACGCGCCTTCCGCGCGAGCGGTTCTCAGAGAAGTTGGTCACTTCGCCGGTCGCATGCGGCGAAAACACGGTGTTAGCGTGGTCTACTCCGCAGACGAGTTCTACGTCTTAGCGCAAGCCGACTTTCCGGGCCACGCGCAGTATGACGACTATCCACAACTGGAGAACGGCGTGGGCTTATGTCGGAGCTTCATCGACGATTTTCGTCGTGAGTGGGCGAACTGGAGGAGCACGGGACTTAGCTTGCGCCCTACGGCGTGGCTCACCGGTGAAAGCGCGCAAGGCGTCATGCGAAGTTTGCAGCACACGGTAAATCTCGCGGGCGGAGCTGTAGACCTCGTAGTTGTTAAAAACACGCTCTTTGGGGGGCAGGTTACCGTTACGGGGCTTCTGGGTGGGCGGGACGTTGCAGCGGCACTAGAGACCGCGCAGCTCGCGCCCGACACTCTGGTACTTATTCCGGACGTGTGCCTCCGGGCGGATGCTTTTCTTGACGGCTTAACGTTTAGCGAGCTCTGCGCGCGTTTTCCGCAACTTGCGCTTACTGCTTGCCCTACGCAAGGAAACGAGTTGGCACGTATAACCAAAGGGGAGTGA
- a CDS encoding DUF1614 domain-containing protein, with protein MLGLPVGLIALVIVTILIMSGVAQRVLDRMKMNDRTALMLVLAMLIGGFLPDLPLAPTLAINVGGGLIPIGISLYLFVTAGTAKERWRTVLATIATTAAIYLVSAYLPTEKHMLLDPIYMFALIAGITAYLFGRSRRGSFIAGVLGVVLNDLIYGIQLYIGPFEGATTIGGTGIFDTVVLAGLIAVLLAELVGETREKLQGGPVEITSERPQELRSPERRDGSES; from the coding sequence TTGCTAGGTCTACCGGTTGGTCTGATTGCCTTGGTGATTGTGACTATCCTGATCATGAGCGGCGTAGCACAACGCGTGCTAGACCGCATGAAAATGAACGACCGCACCGCGCTGATGCTGGTATTGGCCATGTTAATCGGTGGGTTTCTTCCTGACTTGCCCCTAGCGCCTACCCTGGCCATCAACGTCGGGGGAGGGCTCATCCCGATTGGCATCAGCTTGTACCTCTTTGTGACAGCAGGCACCGCCAAGGAGCGGTGGCGCACGGTGCTAGCGACCATTGCCACTACGGCGGCGATTTACTTAGTGTCCGCCTACCTTCCCACGGAGAAGCACATGTTGCTTGACCCCATTTACATGTTTGCCTTAATTGCCGGCATTACCGCATACCTGTTTGGCCGCTCGCGCCGCGGCTCGTTTATTGCTGGTGTGCTGGGAGTGGTGCTAAACGACCTAATCTACGGCATTCAACTTTACATCGGCCCCTTTGAGGGCGCGACTACTATCGGCGGCACAGGCATCTTCGACACCGTGGTCTTAGCGGGCTTGATTGCCGTGCTGCTGGCAGAACTTGTTGGCGAAACGCGTGAAAAACTGCAGGGAGGGCCGGTGGAAATCACATCGGAACGGCCGCAGGAACTAAGAAGTCCGGAAAGGAGAGATGGCAGTGAGTCGTAG
- a CDS encoding DUF3189 family protein, producing the protein MEVIYCCYAGSHTSVTAAGIHLGLLPTTVRPLPSEILSLPNFDQGSARRLGHVRKLGEDEYGNNVYVAGLGPNRAVTLTALRLVLAGSHVKPDDLCIVDALSCISFWVRLGGFLSRRCGCVWLGRPLCVWGILARYGCFVRLVSEVKAICRT; encoded by the coding sequence GTGGAGGTCATCTACTGCTGCTACGCAGGCAGTCATACCTCGGTAACGGCGGCGGGCATACATTTGGGTCTGCTCCCAACCACAGTGCGTCCGTTGCCGTCTGAGATATTGTCCTTGCCAAACTTTGATCAAGGCTCAGCACGTCGACTAGGTCACGTACGTAAACTTGGGGAAGACGAGTATGGGAATAACGTCTACGTGGCCGGACTAGGTCCCAACCGGGCTGTAACTCTCACCGCACTGCGCTTAGTTCTCGCCGGGAGCCACGTCAAGCCGGACGATCTATGCATAGTAGATGCGCTAAGTTGCATCAGCTTTTGGGTGCGCCTAGGCGGGTTTCTCTCACGGCGTTGTGGCTGCGTGTGGTTAGGGCGGCCGCTGTGCGTGTGGGGAATTTTGGCGCGGTACGGATGTTTCGTGCGGCTCGTAAGCGAGGTGAAAGCCATATGCCGCACTTGA
- a CDS encoding stage II sporulation protein P: MSRRLFAAYFLLVFALVLALFTEPWWFSPHLWRGAVVPDWEEDAPEGQFFTLVDAETGEEVFHTARMVYVGDMAQTPDNRLYEVTAIEGFRAMARLLRTEAIAEPSAWFPVFLEEFGQADVLPKARAAEREVRVAIYHTHSAESFRPSDGSSSIRGNGGILKVGDSFTADLKAQGVQVEHTKTIHCPHDKLAYQRSRRTAVSLMRQNQPQALLDVHRDALERRFYTATVKGRELAQVQLVVGRQNPNMRANKQFAQELKAAADKRFPGLVKGIFFGRGSYNQELHPRAVLLEMGTHKSTRAEAKDGAELFAQVVAAYLGGAAPDSAAGFAREGSAARTSLLFILGLLVAGGVAYLFLSTGSVAEMKEKVRQFVGSEFLGSRRKNRGDGDDTNPPRA, translated from the coding sequence GTGAGTCGTAGGTTATTCGCAGCCTACTTCCTCCTGGTTTTCGCGCTCGTGCTGGCCCTATTCACGGAGCCGTGGTGGTTTTCGCCTCACCTCTGGCGCGGTGCGGTTGTGCCGGACTGGGAAGAAGATGCCCCGGAAGGGCAGTTCTTTACGCTTGTGGATGCAGAGACGGGCGAAGAGGTCTTTCACACTGCGCGCATGGTGTACGTGGGAGACATGGCCCAGACGCCAGACAACCGCCTGTATGAAGTTACGGCCATCGAGGGCTTTCGCGCTATGGCCCGTCTCCTGCGCACCGAAGCTATTGCCGAGCCGTCGGCATGGTTTCCCGTCTTTCTCGAAGAGTTTGGCCAGGCCGATGTATTGCCAAAAGCGAGAGCCGCAGAGCGCGAGGTGCGTGTCGCGATATATCACACGCACAGCGCCGAGTCCTTTCGTCCTAGCGACGGCTCGTCTAGCATTCGCGGCAACGGAGGCATCCTCAAGGTAGGCGACTCCTTTACGGCCGACCTTAAGGCGCAAGGCGTACAGGTGGAACACACCAAGACCATCCACTGTCCGCACGACAAACTCGCTTATCAGCGTTCCCGCCGCACAGCCGTAAGTCTAATGCGGCAAAACCAGCCGCAGGCGCTCCTAGACGTGCACCGCGATGCCCTAGAGCGCAGGTTCTACACGGCTACTGTTAAGGGGCGCGAGTTAGCACAAGTGCAGTTGGTAGTAGGGCGCCAGAATCCTAACATGCGTGCCAACAAGCAGTTTGCACAGGAGCTAAAGGCTGCTGCGGATAAGCGTTTCCCCGGCTTAGTGAAAGGCATTTTCTTTGGGCGTGGCAGCTACAATCAGGAGCTGCACCCGCGCGCCGTTTTGCTTGAGATGGGCACGCACAAGAGCACGCGCGCCGAAGCTAAAGATGGCGCAGAGCTCTTTGCACAAGTAGTGGCGGCATATCTGGGAGGTGCAGCTCCGGACAGCGCGGCAGGCTTTGCGCGCGAGGGAAGTGCCGCCCGCACGAGTCTCTTGTTTATCCTTGGGCTCCTAGTGGCCGGCGGCGTTGCCTACCTCTTTCTCAGTACGGGCAGCGTCGCCGAGATGAAAGAGAAGGTGCGGCAGTTTGTGGGCAGCGAGTTTCTTGGCTCGCGCCGGAAGAATCGCGGTGATGGCGACGACACGAACCCTCCTCGTGCATAG
- the der gene encoding ribosome biogenesis GTPase Der, with the protein MAFVAIVGRPNVGKSTLFNYLVGKRISIVEDTPGVTRDRLYAEVEWTGRNFTLVDTGGIDTLSEDVLFKQMRLQAQVAIDEADLIVFLVDGRQGVTAADDEVARILRHTQKPVLLVVNKLDVPALFAHAADFCRLGLGDPVPISAANGMNIGDLLDLIVNRLPAAAPPEYGEDIVKLTVMGRPNVGKSSLVNSILGEERVIVSDIPGTTRDAVDTYFERGDSKYVIVDTAGLRKQAKVREDIERYSVMRSLRAVDKADICLMVIDATEGILEQDKKIIGYAHEKGKGIIFVVNKWDLVVKDDWTADKFKQKIYAELQFADYAPCIFVSAKTGQRVPKILELVSAVHAEQTKRVRASVLMELVTEATVVTPPPQVRGKKLKIGYVTQTDVKPPTFLFLVNDPLLMHFSYLRFLENRIRAVYGFSGTSIRLLTRKKE; encoded by the coding sequence TTGGCTTTCGTCGCGATTGTCGGTCGACCCAATGTGGGAAAATCGACGTTATTTAATTATCTGGTGGGCAAGCGTATCTCCATCGTGGAAGATACGCCGGGCGTAACCCGCGATCGGCTGTATGCGGAAGTGGAGTGGACAGGCCGGAATTTCACTTTAGTAGACACCGGCGGCATTGACACGCTGAGCGAAGATGTCTTGTTTAAGCAGATGCGGTTGCAGGCACAGGTGGCCATAGACGAAGCGGATCTAATCGTGTTTCTCGTCGACGGCAGGCAGGGCGTAACTGCGGCGGACGATGAGGTAGCCCGCATCTTGCGCCACACGCAGAAGCCGGTGCTCCTTGTGGTGAACAAACTTGACGTGCCCGCGCTTTTTGCACACGCCGCGGATTTCTGCCGCCTCGGGCTAGGCGACCCGGTGCCTATTTCCGCCGCTAACGGCATGAACATCGGCGATCTCCTTGACCTGATTGTCAACCGCCTACCGGCAGCCGCTCCGCCCGAATACGGCGAGGACATCGTTAAGCTTACAGTTATGGGGCGCCCTAATGTGGGGAAGTCCTCCCTAGTCAACTCAATCCTGGGAGAGGAACGCGTTATTGTCAGTGACATCCCAGGCACTACACGCGATGCGGTGGACACATATTTTGAGCGCGGCGACAGCAAGTACGTAATTGTGGATACGGCGGGCTTACGCAAACAAGCTAAGGTCAGGGAAGATATCGAGCGCTATAGCGTGATGCGGAGCTTGCGTGCGGTAGATAAAGCCGATATCTGCCTAATGGTGATAGACGCTACAGAGGGCATTCTCGAGCAGGACAAGAAGATTATTGGCTACGCACACGAGAAGGGCAAGGGCATTATCTTTGTCGTCAACAAGTGGGACCTCGTGGTCAAAGACGATTGGACTGCTGACAAGTTTAAGCAAAAAATCTATGCAGAGCTGCAGTTTGCCGACTATGCCCCCTGTATTTTTGTCTCGGCTAAGACCGGGCAGCGCGTGCCAAAGATTCTCGAACTAGTGTCTGCCGTACATGCGGAACAGACAAAGCGGGTTCGCGCCTCGGTCTTGATGGAGCTCGTGACGGAGGCTACAGTGGTGACTCCTCCGCCGCAAGTGCGCGGCAAGAAACTAAAAATAGGGTATGTGACGCAGACAGACGTCAAGCCGCCCACTTTCCTGTTCTTGGTCAACGATCCGTTGCTGATGCACTTTAGTTACCTGCGCTTTTTGGAGAACCGCATCCGTGCGGTATACGGATTCTCCGGCACATCCATACGCTTGCTGACACGCAAGAAGGAGTGA